In Zingiber officinale cultivar Zhangliang chromosome 1A, Zo_v1.1, whole genome shotgun sequence, the DNA window ATATGTGTATATGACTTTGACTCTCTGAACATATGGATATCATGATTCACTATTATGATTTTACATATCGTTTTGTAAATATGATGTGAGGCTCTATTTGCTATTACGGTTTTGCAtatgattttgtaaatatgatTTGGATCCGATTTGATTCATAATGAGAACTTATTGAGAATGAATATTTGTAGATCATATTTCTATCATTCTTATAGTACAAATCCATATTTAATCTATATCATTAATGATATTAATACTATGATTACTCTTGAGtcttattataattataataactCTACTTCCCCGAGGCCATGGTGCTGCGGTACGACATTCAAGTTGTCACCCAGGCACCCGCGGTTCAAACCTCAACTGCGacgtatttgcaggaatttttcctccaaatagagGGCGTAACCAAAGGATACTGGTATCCAAAGATAGCTAACGAGGTTAACtaaaattatctttttttatatatattaattgaattgaattaatagACCAGAATATGTAAATGGGTATCTGACCTATAAAATTTTGGCACGTAGATTCTGAGATGCATCGTATGGTATTTTGCTTTCAAGTAGCGCTGCTTCCTGATGCAGATGAGACGCCCAAGCAAACAACTTAACGAAAGTCACGGAGACCGCTGCTGTGTTGGCATAGGAAGGTTGACTTCCATATTTTACCTCTTAGGAAAACAAGAAAGTTGACTTCCACATTCTGATTGGGGACCAAAATTTCAACTCAGAATGACATTTTAaaccttattttttttctcaattaaaaATATTCCATGATCATGTCCTGTGAGATTCTTCTATTTTTCCCCCTAGCTACTTGCTTCTTTTGTAGGAAACATGGCATAGACAAGCAGCTActgataaattatataatttgaatcTGCACTCGAATAAATTATTCATGCAGCAAATGTATTTCTTGTTTCCTTATGCATTGATCTAATTACAGTGGTAATCTGTTCGATCTGCTCATCCGTAGCACAAGAGGCAAGCAGCACTTTCGCAGTTCCTCCATCTGGATAACAACCAGCATCTATCAtctcttcaaaaatctccaaGCATTTCCTGTACTGTTTCTTTCGCGCATAAGCGCTCATCTTCGAAGTCCAAGTCACTACATCAGCTTTCAACCCTTTGCTCGCTAGGGAATGAAACACATCTTCCATTCTGCTAAAAAAACCTGCACGACCAAAAAAGTTAATCAAGATGTTGTAAGTGCTGATGTCCCCTTCATATGGACCCTTCTCCATTCCCATTAagacttcttccatcttctcgaacCGACCGGCCCTTCCGTAGGCGTTAAGCATGGAGTTGAGTGCGAAGGTGTCCAGCTCAAGCCCGGATTTATGCATCTGGTTCATGACTGCTTCACATTTTGGAATGTTTCCTGCTCTTGAGTAGGCAGAAAGGAGCAGCATGTGTGATTTCATGGTTGGTGTCATGCCCTGCTGTTTTAGCTCTTCAAATGCGGCCTCTGCATCTGTATGGAAGTAATGGTGATGGTCATGACCTCCATTAACGCCATCAGCACAAAATTTGAACATGGTAAACCCTTTTTCTGCAACTTATCTAATTAAAACATTGAAATCCATAGAGTTTCTCTCGAGGAACTTTGTCAAAGCCAAATGCCATTGAAAAtataagaaatagaagaagacaacgaagaagaagaagaagaagaaaaggtcaAAAAGGATGTAAGTTTGATAGATACAGCTGATCATGTACTCACAAAATGACTCCCATCTCAGAAATATTCCCtgatctaatagcaaaagaagaaCCAACAGTTGCTCATTATGATATGGGAGAGCTAAAATGGATGAAGATACTCTGATGGATGAATAAACTTGTCTTACTAGACTACATATTCTAAGTTCTAAACTATATACTCTAACAGAGGCAgtgaaaaaaaattgagaaaggtTGAGCTATCTTACCTTCATGAAGGCCAGCTCTTCCAAATGCATCAACCAAAATGTTGTATGAAGCTCTATCTGGTTCACATCCCATGTGTTGCATTAGCGAGAAGATCTCGTATGAACCAAATGGAAAACCTGCACGACTTTTGGATTGGAAAATCATAGCTTCTAAAACTCCAAAATGGTTAGCCAGAGTTTGAGAGAGAATCTATCATCTTTTGGTTGTGAGCTTACTTATAAACTTCCATGAGAGCATTGTATGCATAAACATCGGGTTCATGTCCAGCCTCCTGTAGCTCTTCAAATATCTCTTCAGCCTTCTCGCACATTCCATCTCTCGCAAATGCATTTATCAAAGCAGTATATGTACATATATTTGGCTTGCACTTTTCAGTTTTCATTTCATTGAATATCTTTAGGGCCATAGCAGATTGATTAGCCTTCAATACATTGAAAGTAACAACAAAGCAATAAATGAATTATGGATTTGAATGCATCATATTAACAAATTTAGGAGAAAAAGTTACCTTCCCGTATAGATTAATCATCATTGTGTATGTGTCTGTTGATGGTTTGCACCGATCACTTTTCATCCTTTGAAAGATTTCAACAGCCTTTCTAGTGTCCCTCTCCTTTAACAACCCATTTATGTATGCATTATATACCACAGCACCTAATCAAAATGGATGATCTATCTGCATAAACTTATGATTTAATAGTTTTCAGAAGATTATTGAATAACATGAGAGTATTGAATAATGTAGCTTGATTTTAATACGACAAACCACTACATAGAGACAACAAAGAGCATTCATGTGAAAGGTGCATCATAAGGAAGAAAGGTACTTGGATGTGTGCCATTTTGTCTCATTTCTGTAAGGATAGCCTCACACTTCTTGTAAAACCCACATCTGGAGTAAGCACCCAACAGAAGAGCATAAGTATCCTCAGTTGGGATGCATTGACCTTCAAGTAGATCTGTGTAAATCGACTCTGCCTTCCTATACTGTCTCTTCTGGCTGTACGAGTCTATAAGCAAGTTGAAGCATATGACATCAGGGCGGAAAGAGCTCTTGTATAGTATCCACTCACAAACCTACAGAACATTCCTCAATTTATGGAAATCATAGAACGCTAAAGAATTTGCATGTTATCTGGTTAGACAGGACTCGTGGAAGAAGCAAATACAGCATAAAGTcataaattgagaaaaaaaatctcAAGAACAAGCAACATAGTTTACAATATAAAATGTAACTACTAAAATATTTTTCCATGACCCAACATGCTGTCAATAAAAGTAGAAAAACATCTATTCATTGTTTATAGACATTTGATCTAGAATAACCACAATTCAAAGAGCTTGTCAAGTTGATAATGTAACAAAGGAATGTGATGTGTCTTGATCCAACATTATTTTACAGGTGAATGTAAGTGTTAAAAACAAAAACAGTGGAAGATGATGCTTACAGATATAATAGGATCCCATTGCTTGTTGAGACGAAGTTGAACTGACACATTAATAAGATCATCCCACACATTGTGAGTGGCAGGGAGAGTGTCAAGTGCAGCCCATACTTTGGCAGCATCAGGTTCCTTCTGTACAAATTCTAGAATCTGCTGAGCCATGGGGCTTAGGACAGGGAAAACTCCATCTACAAACCCAGATCCATACTTCCAACCCCGTCCCCTTAGTGAACCACCTAATAAAGAATAAGAATGACGTAAAACAAGTCATTAGAATAAAGTCAACAAATTTGAAATGTGGTGATGTTTACTTAAACTAAACTTGTTAAGGACAAAATGATCAAGTTAAGCCATTCTTAGGTAGCACGTGAAATAGAACACTTTTTATGAACTAGTGTGTCCATTCCGGCAAAATCAAATAGTAAATAATTTGATTGACTAAAATTAGTTAACTTTTTGTGAGACGAAGCAATGATCAATGTTAATTTTGAATGTCCCAAAGGTGGTAAAATTTGTAGGCCTGAAGTTTTTTAGGACTAATTTTATAACACAGTCTAACTGAAAGAACATGTAATTTGATTGACAAAACATTGGAAAATTGCACATCTGACTCATTAATACTTTACTGCTACTTAAGATAAAATGATTCAAAGATAAAACTTACAGGTAAACCTGTCATAATCCTTCAATCAAGATAGCAATACGAAAGTTTAGTTATGAAAGGTAACTAAATCTATGCTAGTCCAGAAAGCAAATGAGAATATATAAAAAGGATAGAAGACTAAAATATATGCCGAGTAGTATCTGATACTGAATACATGAAGAATCAATTTTCCACTATAACATATGGTCTTTGTGCATTCTGCAGGCACTCTCAATGATCAATTGCCTAAGTTTCCTGCCAACTTATTTGTCTTGGCACAGAGGTTGAGTTGGCTATTTCTCTCCTTCAGACAGTACCAAAACCAAGATTTGATGAGGGAGAAGAAATTTATTTTAGATGCTTCCCTCCATGGAGTATCATCTGAGAAATATAAAGGGGCAACATTCATCCCAGATCAGAAGATTGAAATGCAACCCTATAAATACCAACCAATGCAGGGAAAGAACATTCCACAAATAGATGATATGTAGATTAACAACAGAGATATAGATGAGATAAATAACACTAACCATTTCATACACTTAAAAAAACAACAACTGCATTCAGCTTATTCTTCGATGTAAGCCagaaaaaaatttagttttcaGCGCTGACAAGTATTGCAGAAATAGTATTATCTTGATTAATTTCTGTTGTTTGTCTATGATAGTTGGAAAATATTTTCTCatcccttcccatgtcatcccaTGTTCCTTTGATTTGATAAGAAACCCATTTGATTCAAGCAGAAACCAACCAGCTTCAGTGATGCAGTGATGATTTGGGAAGAGTGCAATGATTTGGATCAATTGGCCACTATTTGTGTAGGGGGCAATGGCAACTTCTGGACTGTTTGCCTTGTCAAACTTGGTCCAAATTGAAGATCTCATCCACAATTGCCTCCAGACAAGTATCAATATTAGGAATTGCTTGCTCTAAACTAACCATGAAGAACCAAATTAATCAACTGATACTTGTTCTTCTATGACCTTAACAAAATTGCACAACTACTTCCTAACCTCAAAGAATGCACATGAATGTTTGGTTCCACTAGATCCTTACCATAAACTGTTCATACTTCGTTTAGTTATGCCATAAAATCCCTAATTACAGTGCATCAATTATGTCTAGAACATAATTCTTCACAAGGTATATATTATACCAACAAACATATATGCATTGTCATCAAAACAAAAACTACGCTAAAGGTGTTCCTCAGCTTTCATGGAATAATATTCAACTATTTGCTATAGCTTTGCTGATTTGCTACTGCTTCAACGCAACTTGGAAAACATGGATGACAAAAATTAATGTAGGAGATTACAATGTCACTCCCCAATTTGTTCCTCCATGCCATCACAAACTTTAGCAGCTAAGACAACAATCTTCACACTTTGTTGTTCTATTGGATACTAGTTGGAAGGAGTGTAACAGATGCAAATTTG includes these proteins:
- the LOC122027877 gene encoding pentatricopeptide repeat-containing protein At2g35130-like isoform X1, producing the protein MASTTPTTSFSLLRFTIEGIPYSPFAKSRFKIVGLNKTQRQGCKHPNISDGAEISEDVFLDKRGKWRISNPKKLSRKRGGSLRGRGWKYGSGFVDGVFPVLSPMAQQILEFVQKEPDAAKVWAALDTLPATHNVWDDLINVSVQLRLNKQWDPIISVCEWILYKSSFRPDVICFNLLIDSYSQKRQYRKAESIYTDLLEGQCIPTEDTYALLLGAYSRCGFYKKCEAILTEMRQNGTHPSAVVYNAYINGLLKERDTRKAVEIFQRMKSDRCKPSTDTYTMMINLYGKANQSAMALKIFNEMKTEKCKPNICTYTALINAFARDGMCEKAEEIFEELQEAGHEPDVYAYNALMEVYNRAGFPFGSYEIFSLMQHMGCEPDRASYNILVDAFGRAGLHEDAEAAFEELKQQGMTPTMKSHMLLLSAYSRAGNIPKCEAVMNQMHKSGLELDTFALNSMLNAYGRAGRFEKMEEVLMGMEKGPYEGDISTYNILINFFGRAGFFSRMEDVFHSLASKGLKADVVTWTSKMSAYARKKQYRKCLEIFEEMIDAGCYPDGGTAKVLLASCATDEQIEQITTVIRSMHKETRNTFAA
- the LOC122027877 gene encoding pentatricopeptide repeat-containing protein At2g35130-like isoform X2, with the translated sequence MAQQILEFVQKEPDAAKVWAALDTLPATHNVWDDLINVSVQLRLNKQWDPIISVCEWILYKSSFRPDVICFNLLIDSYSQKRQYRKAESIYTDLLEGQCIPTEDTYALLLGAYSRCGFYKKCEAILTEMRQNGTHPSAVVYNAYINGLLKERDTRKAVEIFQRMKSDRCKPSTDTYTMMINLYGKANQSAMALKIFNEMKTEKCKPNICTYTALINAFARDGMCEKAEEIFEELQEAGHEPDVYAYNALMEVYNRAGFPFGSYEIFSLMQHMGCEPDRASYNILVDAFGRAGLHEDAEAAFEELKQQGMTPTMKSHMLLLSAYSRAGNIPKCEAVMNQMHKSGLELDTFALNSMLNAYGRAGRFEKMEEVLMGMEKGPYEGDISTYNILINFFGRAGFFSRMEDVFHSLASKGLKADVVTWTSKMSAYARKKQYRKCLEIFEEMIDAGCYPDGGTAKVLLASCATDEQIEQITTVIRSMHKETRNTFAA